Proteins from one Luteibaculum oceani genomic window:
- a CDS encoding 3-dehydroquinate synthase, with product MQNVFFEHSNFEHLNRFFSDNESKYSTVFILTDSNVYKHCISQLLQNVPHLNGVEIIELDPGEGQKNIEIAHQLWVTLLEMEADKNSLFLNFGGGVISDLGGFIAGTYKRGIDYINVPTTLLAAVDAALGGKTGLDLAGVKNQIGLINNAKGVFVAPHLFETLPALEFESGLAECVKHMLISNETIWNGFLESENAKDFVIVNLEVLAKVKLDIVARDPFEKNERQFLNYGHTIGHAVEALFYAQNKSITHGVAVVWGMIVENLISCQLGMLSHSNCETINAKLADVFDLPNVSLDSIDSIVEFTRHDKKNEDGEIRCCLLKEIGAPVSKVGVAEVEVKKALEEAISRFNS from the coding sequence ATGCAAAATGTCTTTTTTGAGCATTCTAATTTTGAACACCTAAATCGTTTTTTTTCGGATAACGAATCAAAGTATAGCACTGTTTTTATTTTAACAGATTCAAACGTTTATAAGCACTGTATCAGTCAGTTACTTCAAAATGTCCCACATTTAAATGGGGTGGAAATTATTGAGTTAGATCCTGGAGAGGGCCAAAAAAACATAGAAATTGCTCATCAGCTTTGGGTAACCCTCCTGGAAATGGAAGCAGATAAAAACAGTTTGTTTTTAAATTTTGGGGGAGGAGTTATTTCCGATTTAGGAGGATTTATTGCTGGAACTTACAAAAGAGGTATTGATTATATAAATGTTCCTACCACGCTGTTAGCGGCTGTGGATGCAGCTTTGGGAGGAAAAACTGGGTTGGATTTAGCGGGCGTTAAAAATCAAATAGGTCTCATTAATAACGCTAAGGGAGTTTTTGTTGCCCCGCATTTATTCGAAACGCTACCAGCCTTGGAATTCGAGTCTGGTTTGGCGGAGTGTGTTAAACACATGCTAATCTCGAATGAGACTATATGGAATGGCTTTTTAGAAAGTGAAAATGCCAAAGACTTCGTTATTGTTAACCTTGAAGTTCTTGCCAAGGTGAAATTAGATATTGTAGCTCGCGATCCTTTTGAAAAAAACGAGAGGCAATTTCTTAATTATGGTCATACTATTGGTCATGCTGTTGAGGCCTTATTCTATGCTCAAAATAAAAGCATTACCCATGGGGTAGCGGTGGTCTGGGGGATGATAGTTGAGAACCTTATTTCTTGCCAATTAGGTATGTTATCTCATTCCAACTGCGAAACTATCAATGCTAAGTTGGCGGATGTTTTTGACCTTCCGAACGTATCCCTTGATTCTATTGACAGCATAGTGGAGTTTACTCGCCACGATAAAAAGAATGAAGATGGAGAAATCCGTTGTTGTTTGCTAAAAGAAATTGGGGCTCCTGTATCTAAGGTTGGAGTTGCTGAAGTTGAGGTGAAAAAAGCTTTGGAAGAGGCAATTTCCAGGTTTAACTCATAG
- a CDS encoding lysophospholipid acyltransferase family protein, which translates to MKDLISQEDVVNVANLHKYRLEIAAKALMKILGLDEINKIYHQAGEKSGIEFIEEVFNALEIQIHVPEKDLANIPANGRFITVGNHPYGALDGLILIYLFCKSRPDFRVMANFLLKEIEPLSSLFFEVNPFEDLKEKSSLTGLKQALGHLQQDRPLGIFPAGEVSAYKTNALKVTDRVWNTGAIKFIMKAEAPVVPVYFSGNNSMLFHLLGIIKPKLRTAALPKEMLKKKGRTIHVRIGKPISLREQRNFPSADLFGRFLRAKTYALGSSLQVKKFYLPKIKFKGIENPVTPEEIIPPVSTELLEKEINALPEENKMVSQMEFDVFIAYSTDIPNVLNEIGRLREETFRSVGEGTNLAIDVDEYDLYYHHLILWDREAKKVAGGYRIGKGNDIISKYGVSGFYTQSLFKMGRKFRPILEKTIELGRSYVTQEYQNKRLPLFLLWKGIMAFLLRNEEYQYILGPVSISNEYSKVSKKLMVAFVKAHYYDHELAKWIKPTKPFNDTIKDSELKALLDSVGSDLKDLDRLIGDIEPINASVPVLLKKYINQNAKIIGFNVDPKFNNALDGLMILNLHDLPEDSIENLKDDINKSMS; encoded by the coding sequence ATGAAGGATCTGATTAGCCAAGAAGACGTCGTAAATGTTGCCAACTTGCATAAGTATAGATTGGAGATAGCCGCCAAGGCACTCATGAAAATACTTGGGCTTGATGAAATCAATAAAATTTACCACCAAGCTGGCGAAAAATCCGGGATAGAATTTATTGAAGAGGTTTTTAATGCACTAGAAATACAAATTCACGTTCCAGAAAAAGATTTAGCTAATATCCCGGCTAATGGCAGATTTATTACTGTAGGAAACCACCCCTACGGTGCGTTAGACGGGCTAATTTTGATTTATCTTTTCTGTAAATCAAGACCAGACTTTAGAGTAATGGCCAATTTTCTACTTAAGGAAATTGAACCGCTTTCTAGTTTGTTTTTCGAGGTTAATCCCTTTGAGGATTTAAAAGAAAAAAGCAGTTTAACCGGTCTTAAGCAGGCCCTGGGGCATTTACAACAGGATAGGCCCCTAGGCATATTTCCTGCTGGTGAAGTTTCGGCGTACAAAACCAATGCGCTAAAAGTAACCGACAGAGTTTGGAATACAGGTGCTATCAAATTCATAATGAAAGCGGAAGCCCCAGTTGTGCCAGTGTATTTCTCTGGAAATAACTCCATGCTATTCCATTTACTGGGAATAATAAAACCCAAGCTAAGAACTGCCGCACTCCCAAAAGAAATGCTCAAGAAAAAAGGCAGAACAATACATGTTAGGATAGGAAAACCCATCTCACTACGAGAACAAAGAAATTTCCCATCGGCCGATCTTTTTGGAAGATTCTTAAGGGCAAAAACATACGCTTTAGGTAGCTCCCTTCAGGTTAAAAAATTCTACCTACCCAAAATTAAATTCAAGGGAATAGAAAACCCTGTAACTCCAGAGGAAATTATCCCTCCAGTAAGTACCGAGTTGCTGGAGAAAGAGATTAATGCACTTCCCGAGGAAAACAAAATGGTCAGTCAGATGGAATTTGACGTATTTATCGCCTATTCCACAGACATACCTAATGTTTTAAATGAAATTGGAAGACTGCGAGAGGAAACTTTTCGGTCTGTGGGTGAGGGAACCAACCTTGCCATAGATGTAGATGAATACGATTTATACTACCACCATTTAATTTTATGGGATAGAGAAGCGAAAAAGGTTGCGGGAGGTTATAGAATCGGAAAAGGAAACGACATTATTTCTAAGTACGGGGTAAGTGGGTTTTACACCCAGAGTCTCTTTAAAATGGGCCGAAAATTCAGACCCATTTTAGAAAAAACTATAGAACTCGGTCGTAGTTATGTTACCCAAGAGTACCAGAACAAAAGGCTCCCTCTTTTTCTGCTTTGGAAAGGAATTATGGCATTCTTGTTACGAAACGAGGAATACCAATACATTTTAGGCCCTGTGAGTATTTCTAACGAGTACTCAAAGGTGAGTAAAAAGCTAATGGTAGCTTTTGTAAAAGCGCACTACTACGATCACGAATTAGCCAAATGGATAAAGCCTACTAAACCTTTTAATGACACTATAAAAGACAGCGAACTAAAGGCACTTTTAGATAGTGTTGGTTCGGATTTAAAAGATTTAGACCGCCTCATTGGTGATATAGAACCCATTAACGCATCGGTTCCTGTGCTTTTAAAAAAATACATCAATCAAAACGCTAAAATCATCGGATTTAACGTCGATCCGAAATTTAATAATGCACTAGACGGATTGATGATTCTGAACCTTCACGACTTACCTGAAGACTCCATTGAAAACCTAAAGGACGATATCAATAAGTCTATGAGTTAA
- the rlmB gene encoding 23S rRNA (guanosine(2251)-2'-O)-methyltransferase RlmB codes for MDNHLIFGLHPVIEALEGETELTKIYISQTGDFKRLAPVERQAAARNISVTKVPNVKLDKLANGANHQGVIARISPVKYWDLTVLLAKTLREDKPLLLYLDGVTDTRNLGGIARSAACMGINGIILPIQGSAAVTEDTVKTSAGAILNIPVCRIDNSKLGLHTAMAEGFELIAVTEKGNVPMGDVKYNGPTILMFGGEQKGISPGLIKLAQQHAHIPMKGGVDSLNVSVATGIACYELSKLRF; via the coding sequence ATGGATAACCATTTAATTTTTGGATTACACCCAGTAATTGAAGCCCTTGAGGGCGAAACCGAACTCACCAAGATATACATCTCGCAAACTGGAGATTTTAAAAGATTAGCACCTGTAGAGCGTCAAGCCGCTGCTAGAAATATATCTGTAACCAAGGTTCCCAACGTAAAGCTGGACAAACTTGCAAACGGAGCCAATCACCAGGGTGTTATTGCTAGAATATCTCCAGTTAAATACTGGGATTTAACTGTTTTACTTGCTAAGACGTTACGGGAGGACAAGCCTCTTTTACTGTACTTGGATGGAGTAACTGACACAAGGAATTTAGGTGGTATAGCAAGGTCTGCCGCTTGTATGGGAATCAACGGGATTATTCTGCCAATTCAAGGTTCGGCCGCTGTAACAGAAGACACGGTTAAAACCAGTGCTGGGGCTATTCTCAACATCCCAGTTTGTAGAATTGACAATAGTAAATTAGGACTCCATACCGCCATGGCAGAGGGTTTTGAACTAATTGCCGTTACCGAAAAAGGTAATGTTCCCATGGGCGACGTGAAATACAATGGCCCAACCATTTTAATGTTCGGAGGAGAACAAAAGGGAATATCTCCTGGCTTAATTAAGTTAGCTCAGCAACACGCTCACATCCCAATGAAAGGTGGAGTTGATTCGTTAAACGTATCAGTAGCCACAGGTATTGCGTGTTATGAATTGAGCAAACTTAGGTTTTAA
- a CDS encoding GWxTD domain-containing protein: protein MKIPRIFLHITILLTCLLTSTCSPKTTSSIAEKSRINQQVDLHPKLQFFRQDHKLLRLYFSLPTENLLFARRSENQPLQAELRVTVSGIDSKAELKHWEITRDYRLSKKHSDFFWIDHLDLSSKSDYRGEAIVTIQDLVRGAEFTAYTRISEARISSQKFLTIDASSKAPLLKEYYHTTDSLIIHYGKSDATELYVNIYDYPENAAPAPFVEPWKLHLPKFQKQLQILVRDQKCKLPHTLKPKIFEIRADSESDDYGLILPFFKPGFPKIKDGEDMIYPLRYITTDEEFDKLKASNNYRKSAEEFWLKRCKSKDKARDILGEYYRRVLYANENFTSFVPGWKSDRGMIYTIFGNPDNITKRPGQEIWVYGREINTVRLSFTFVQRENMFSFNHYELLRNGGYKAIWDLATNSWRNGRIFNY from the coding sequence ATGAAGATTCCAAGGATTTTTCTGCATATCACCATATTGCTAACATGCTTACTAACAAGCACATGCAGTCCAAAAACAACGAGTAGCATTGCTGAAAAATCAAGAATTAATCAGCAGGTAGACCTGCATCCCAAACTCCAATTTTTTAGACAAGACCACAAACTACTTCGATTATACTTCTCCTTACCCACCGAGAATTTACTTTTTGCTCGAAGATCGGAAAACCAGCCCCTACAAGCCGAATTGCGGGTAACTGTATCTGGAATCGATAGTAAAGCAGAGCTAAAACATTGGGAAATAACCCGCGATTACCGATTAAGCAAAAAGCACTCTGATTTTTTCTGGATAGATCATTTAGACCTTTCTTCAAAAAGCGATTACCGTGGTGAAGCCATTGTAACCATACAAGATTTAGTAAGGGGTGCAGAATTCACTGCCTACACGCGAATCTCAGAAGCAAGGATCTCAAGTCAAAAATTCTTAACCATTGACGCCAGTTCCAAAGCCCCATTGCTAAAGGAATACTACCACACCACAGATTCTCTCATCATTCATTATGGAAAATCTGATGCTACGGAGCTATATGTCAATATCTACGATTACCCAGAAAATGCAGCTCCCGCACCTTTCGTTGAGCCATGGAAGTTACATCTTCCCAAGTTTCAAAAACAACTGCAAATTTTAGTACGCGATCAAAAATGCAAGTTACCCCACACCCTAAAACCCAAAATTTTTGAAATACGAGCGGATTCCGAAAGCGATGATTACGGACTCATCCTCCCCTTTTTCAAACCTGGTTTTCCCAAAATAAAGGATGGGGAAGACATGATATATCCACTCAGATATATTACAACCGACGAGGAATTCGACAAATTAAAAGCCTCAAACAATTATCGAAAATCGGCGGAAGAATTTTGGTTAAAACGCTGTAAATCAAAAGACAAAGCCAGAGACATATTGGGAGAATATTATCGTCGCGTATTATATGCCAATGAAAATTTTACCTCCTTCGTTCCTGGCTGGAAAAGTGATCGAGGGATGATCTACACCATTTTTGGAAACCCAGACAACATCACCAAAAGACCTGGACAAGAAATTTGGGTTTATGGAAGAGAAATAAATACCGTTAGATTAAGCTTTACCTTTGTGCAGCGAGAAAACATGTTCTCGTTTAACCATTACGAACTTCTGCGAAACGGCGGGTACAAGGCCATTTGGGATCTTGCCACGAATAGCTGGAGAAATGGACGAATTTTTAACTACTAG
- the ytxJ gene encoding bacillithiol system redox-active protein YtxJ produces MWRRKKKESNDTVRWNFLENKEAFDDLLKSGERFLIFKHSGRCSISLTAKSRMDAHLSSFDSEVYLVDVIGARELSQHIAHVSGVVHESPQLIKFNKGKAVKTASHLSIYPKEFNGN; encoded by the coding sequence ATGTGGAGAAGAAAGAAGAAAGAGTCTAACGATACCGTTCGTTGGAATTTTCTAGAAAATAAAGAAGCGTTCGACGATTTATTGAAATCTGGTGAGCGCTTTTTAATTTTTAAGCATTCAGGTCGTTGTTCTATTTCCTTAACGGCCAAGAGTAGAATGGATGCGCATCTATCGAGCTTTGACAGCGAGGTTTATTTGGTGGATGTGATAGGCGCTAGAGAGTTATCTCAGCACATTGCTCATGTATCAGGGGTGGTTCATGAAAGTCCGCAACTCATTAAGTTTAATAAAGGAAAAGCCGTAAAAACGGCTTCTCATTTATCTATTTATCCAAAGGAATTTAACGGTAATTAA
- a CDS encoding OsmC family protein, whose amino-acid sequence MEIVKVSYDRNLSCDAIHLDSSAQIKTTAPKDNNGDGTSFSPTDLLCTSLATCCLTIMAIKARSGEINFENVEATVYKEMGSNPRWVQKVKIVFYVPEIWSGKERKIMENAAKTCPVFLSLNPEMEKELVFNYR is encoded by the coding sequence ATGGAAATTGTTAAAGTAAGCTACGACAGAAACCTTTCATGCGATGCAATACACCTAGATAGCAGCGCACAAATAAAAACCACAGCGCCTAAAGACAATAATGGAGACGGAACTTCTTTTTCTCCTACAGACTTATTGTGCACATCGTTAGCAACCTGCTGTTTAACCATTATGGCCATTAAAGCTAGATCTGGTGAGATTAATTTCGAAAACGTAGAGGCAACGGTTTACAAAGAAATGGGCTCGAACCCCAGATGGGTACAGAAAGTAAAAATCGTGTTTTATGTTCCTGAAATTTGGAGCGGAAAGGAGCGGAAAATTATGGAAAACGCAGCTAAAACCTGTCCTGTTTTTCTATCGTTAAATCCAGAAATGGAAAAAGAATTGGTGTTTAATTACCGTTAA